From the genome of Impatiens glandulifera chromosome 9, dImpGla2.1, whole genome shotgun sequence, one region includes:
- the LOC124916040 gene encoding uncharacterized protein LOC124916040 has translation MPTRTSFYPLYGLGMAETTVPDFPGRISWKSALCLKKIVTKFEEMDLVEKVYNTQFRYIVSAPVLQFSGTIEDYDDEEEGSEPEDEHEEPTSKPNTRKRKAALNLKEAVNLKRKLAYESSPAHIPSPPSATSPGLPPTSSVGCKCEELKEEVKALKEELIKEVKEELKEMKTAYEETQTNHKAYMKKLVVSMCEQLLAKSNQRMATLIVKLDSMEEERKKKKKKSKLEKKGKTENWLKDEATNDETKTVFTCEARKKLFVRVLTKSTWLKDPEIDAVCHLLRKRIEQYPKTYKHCKVSIGDCLLADMMRREYPNYKQDPENFPISDVFSQYFWGAPHRHMPEWPHVDDIYVPLNIGNKHWVLCVVRVQDNHIDVYDCDSSIYRNLDPYMRPLCEMFPRIYAMGASDAELKRYPNFNFQKLTYKRLPHPAKNAVAKYGEVPRADESGDCGVFMLMHMEYLTAGLGVEKNLNCAYVF, from the exons ATGCCTACTAGAACTTCATTCTATCCATTGTATGGATTAGGG atggcagaaaccacCGTTCCTGATTTCCCTGGACGGATTTCTTGGAAAAGCGCCCTCTGCCTTAAAAAGATTGTAACGAAGtttgaggaaatggatcttgtgGAGAAGGTGTACAATACCCAATTCCGATATATAGTCTCTGCCCCAGtgttgcagttctcaggaactatt gaggattatgatgatgaagaggaggGAAGTGAACCTGAGGATGAACATGAAGAACCTACTTCCAAACCAAACACCCGGAAGAGAAAGGCTGCGCTTAATCTCAAAGAAGCCGTAAATctgaagaggaagcttgcttatgaatctaGTCCTGCCCACATTCCTAGCCCTCCATCCGCTACTAGTCCTGGATTACCTCCAACATcttctgttggatgtaaatgtgaagAGCTGAAAGAGGAGGTAAAAGCGCTGAAGGAGGAACTCATCAAAGAGGTGAAGGAGGAGCTCAAAGAGATGAAAACAGCTTACGAAGAAACTCAAACAAATCACAAGGCTTATATGAAAAAGTTGGTTGTTAGTATGTGCGAACAGTTATTAGCCAAATCCAACCAAAGGATGGCCACGTTAATTGTCAAATTAGATAGTATGGAggaggagaggaagaagaagaagaagaagagcaaattGGAAAAGAAGGGCAAGACTGAG AATTGGTTGAAAGATGAAGCTACCAATGATGAGACAAAGACTGTGTTTACTTGCGAAGCACGAAAGAAGttgtttgttagagttctaacaaagtccacatggcttaaagatcct GAAATCGACGCAGTGTGCCACTTGTTGCGCAAAAGGATTGAGCaatatcccaagacatataaacatTGTAAAGTATCAATAGGGGATTGCTTATTAGCAGATATGATGAGGCGAGAGTACCCGAACTATAAACAAGATCCTGAAAATTTTCCAATATCAGACGTCTTTTCTCAGTACTTCTGGGGAGCGCCTCATAGACATATGCCAGAATGGCCACACGTAGACGATATTTACGTGCCTTTGAACATTGGCAACAAGCATTGGGTACTGTGCGTCGTTCGTGTACAAGATAATCACATTGACGTTTATGACTGCGACTCGAGTATTTATAGGAATCTCGATCCATACATGAGACCTTTGTGTGAGATGTTTCCACGAATATATGCAATGGGAGCCAGTGATGCTGAGCTAAAACGGTatcctaatttcaatttccagaAACTGACATATAAAAGGTTGCCACACCCAGCCAAAAATGCAGTCGCCAAATATGGGGAAGTCCCTAGAGCAGATGAAAGTGGGGATTGTGGTGTATTTATGCTTATGCACATGGAATACTTGACTGCTGGTTTAGGTGTAGAGAAG AACTTGAATTGTGCTTATGTATTCTGA
- the LOC124913947 gene encoding translation initiation factor IF3-4, chloroplastic-like, with amino-acid sequence MAGITSTFTCRPLLSRSNHFPTPQSTLSSLQSNQCHLLSSSLSNSNISVRSSSTFSISARYGGRGAPSQSRAPSRASDYDEALDISSIRSDTVRLIDEQQNMVGLLTKREAIKMAEDAELDLVILSPEADPPVVRIMDYNKYKYEQQRKKKAQQKKSAAGRMDLKELKMGYNIDDHDYTVRLKAAQKFLKDGDKVKVVVNLKGRENEFRNNAIELLRRFQNDVGEQGAEEAKGFRDRNMFIILVPNKIVAQKSQEQQPPKKKEDSATTTTTTSPVSTGV; translated from the exons ATGGCTGGGATCACCAGCACCTTCACTTGCAGACCTCTTCTATCCAGATCCAATCACTTTCCTACGCCGCAATCTACTCTCTCCTCACTTCAATCCAACCAATGTCACCTTCTCTCCTCTTCGCTCTCCAACTCTAACATCTCAGTTCGCTCCTCCTCTACCTTTTCCATCTCCGCGCGCTATGGCGGAAGAGGCGCCCCTTCTCAGTCACGTGCTCCTTCTCGTGCCAGCGACTACGACGAAGCTCTTGATATATCATCAATCAG GTCGGATACTGTGAGACTGATTGATGAGCAACAGAATATG GTTGGATTGTTAACAAAAAGAGAAGCTATTAAAATGGCTGAAGATGCTGAACTTGACCTG GTAATACTGTCACCAGAAGCTGATCCGCCTGTTGTTAGAATAATGGATTACAA caaatataaatatgaacaGCAAAGGAAGAAAAAAGCACAGCAGAAGAAAAGTGCTG CTGGGCGCATGGATCTGAAGGAGCTAAAAATGGG TTATAACATTGACGATCATGATTATACTGTGCGTCTAAAAGCTGCACAGAAGTTTCTGAAAGACGGGGACAAG GTTAAGGTGGTTGTAAACTTAAAAGGTCGTGAAAATGAGTTCAGAAATAACGCGATTGAGCTCCTGAGGCGGTTCCAGAATGATGTGGGCGAG CAAGGGGCGGAGGAAGCAAAGGGTTTCAGGGACAGAAACATGTTCATAATTTTGGTCCCAAACAAAATAGTTGCCCAGAAAAGTCAAGAACAGCAGCCACCAAAGAAAAAAGAGGATtctgcaacaacaacaacaacaacaagccCAGTGTCGACTGGCGTTTGA
- the LOC124913945 gene encoding cellulose synthase A catalytic subunit 7 [UDP-forming]-like, which yields MEAGAGLVAGSHNRNELVVIHGHEEAKPLKDLNGKVCEICSDEIGLTIDGDLFVACNECGFPVCRPCYEYERREGSQLCPQCKTRFKRLKGSPRVEGDDDEEDLDDIEHEFNTDASQKHKNNQDIAESMLHGKMSYGRGHDNQNDITGPVSCEFPISTSCYNHGDHILSSSSSIHKRVYPYQTSEPGSARWDEMKEGGWKDRMDDDDWKRKQGDESADPDIDMLDEARQPLSRKVPIASSKINPYRMVIVARLVILAFFLRYRILNPVHDAIGLWLTSIICEIWFAFSWILDQFPKWFPIDRETYLDRLSFRFEREGEPNMLIPVDIFVSTVDPLKEPPLVTANTVLSILAMDYPVEKISCYISDDGASMITFEALSETAEFSRKWVPFCKKFQIEPRAPEMYFSLKIDYLKDKVQPTFVQERRAMKREYEEFKVRVNAIVAKTSKVPAEGWIMQDGTPWPGNNTKDHPGMIQVFLGQSGGLDAVGNELPRLVYVSREKRPGFQHHKKAGAMNSLIRVSGVLTNAPFMLNLDCDHYINNSKAVRESMCFLMDAQTGRKVCYVQFPQRFDGIDRHDRYANRNTVFFDINMKGLDGIQGPVYVGTGCVFRRQALYGYDPPKGKKRPKMASCGCCPCFGRRKLPNYSENGATEDDTLMSHMTFEKKFGQSSIFVTSTLMTDGGVPPSSSPAALLKEAIHVISCGYEDKTEWGIELGWIYGSITEDILTGFKMHCRGWRSIYCMPKLAAFKGSAPINLSDRLNQVLRWALGSVEIFFSRHSPVWYGHKGGNLKWLERLAYINTTVYPFTSIPLLAYCTLPAICLLTDKFIMPEISTLASLFFIALFISIFTTGILELRWSGVSIEEWWRNEQFWVIGGVSAHLFAVIQGLLKILAGIDTNFTVTSKSSGEDEEFGELYEFRWTTLLIPPTTILIINMVGVVAGVSDAINNGYESWGPLFGKLFFAFWVIVHLYPFLKGLMGRQNRTPTIVIIWSVLLASVFSLLWVRIDPFVMKTKGPTVKQCGINC from the exons ATGGAAGCCGGCGCCGGACTTGTCGCCGGTTCTCACAATCGGAATGAGCTCGTCGTCATACATGGCCACGAAGAG GCAAAGCCATTGAAAGACTTGAATGGAAAAGTGTGCGAAATATGTAGTGATGAAATAGGGCTTACGATCGACGGAGATCTGTTTGTAGCGTGCAATGAGTGTGGTTTTCCGGTCTGCCGTCCTTGCTATGAGTACGAACGCCGAGAAGGAAGCCAACTTTGCCCCCAATGCAAAACCCGATTCAAGCGCCTCAAAG GGAGCCCTAGGGTTGAGGGAGATGACGATGAAGAAGACCTGGACGATATTGAACACGAATTCAACACTGATGCTTCCCAGAAGCATAAGAATAATCAAGATATTGCAGAGTCAATGCTTCATGGCAAAATGAGCTATGGAAGAGGCCATGATAATCAAAATGATATCACTGGTCCT GTCAGTTGTGAATTTCCAATATCAACTAGTTGTTATAATCATGGAGATCACatcttatcttcttcttcttccatacACAAACGAGTCTACCCATATCAAACTTCTGAACCTG GAAGTGCCAGATGGGATGAAATGAAAGAGGGTGGCTGGAAAGACAGGATGGATGACGACGACTGGAAAAGGAAACAAGGCGACGAATCGGCTGACCCTGATATTGACAT GCTAGATGAAGCAAGACAGCCTCTGTCGAGAAAAGTACCAATTGCATCGAGCAAGATAAATCCTTATCGAATGGTGATTGTAGCCCGGCTAGTCATTTTGGCATTCTTTCTTCGCTATAGAATCTTGAATCCGGTTCATGATGCTATCGGTCTATGGCTAACTTCCATCATCTGTGAGATCTGGTTTGCCTTCTCGTGGATACTCGATCAGTTCCCAAAATGGTTCCCCATTGATCGCGAGACTTATCTTGATCGCCTTTCTTTCAG GTTCGAGAGGGAAGGTGAACCGAACATGCTAATTCCGGTTGATATATTTGTCAGCACGGTTGATCCATTGAAGGAACCTCCTCTCGTTACAGCCAATACTGTCTTATCAATTCTAGCAATGGATTATCCCGTCGAAAAGATCTCATGTTACATCTCTGATGATGGTGCTTCAATGATCACTTTTGAAGCATTATCTGAAACTGCAGAATTTTCCAGAAAATGGGTTCCCTTCTGCAAGAAATTTCAGATTGAGCCACGCGCTCCCGAGATGTACTTTTCCTTAAAGATAGATTATCTCAAGGACAAAGTCCAGCCTACGTTCGTCCAGGAACGTCGAGCAATGAAG AGAGAGTACGAAGAGTTTAAGGTTCGGGTTAATGCAATTGTAGCGAAAACCTCAAAGGTCCCTGCAGAAGGATGGATCATGCAAGATGGAACACCATGGCCAGGAAACAACACTAAGGATCATCCAGGCATGATTCAAGTCTTTTTAGGTCAAAGTGGTGGCCTTGATGCAGTAGGAAACGAGCTTCCAAGACTCGTATACGTTTCTCGTGAGAAGAGGCCCGGTTTTCAACACCACAAGAAAGCTGGCGCCATGAATTCTTTG ATCAGAGTATCGGGAGTTCTTACCAACGCTCCCTTCATGCTGAACTTGGATTGCGATCATTACATTAACAATAGTAAAGCCGTCCGCGAATCCATGTGTTTCTTGATGGATGCACAAACCGGAAGGAAGGTTTGTTACGTTCAGTTTCCTCAGAGGTTTGACGGCATTGACAGACACGATCGTTACGCCAACAGGAACACAGTCTTCTTCGAT ATAAACATGAAAGGTCTGGATGGGATTCAAGGGCCTGTATATGTAGGAACTGGATGTGTTTTTCGACGACAGGCTTTGTACGGGTACGATCCTCCAAAGGGTAAAAAACGTCCGAAAATGGCAAGTTGCGGATGCTGTCCGTGTTTCGGACGAAGAAAGCTTCCCAATTATTCGGAAAACGGCGCAACCGAGGATGACACACTGATGTCACATATGACTTTCGAGAAGAAGTTCGGACAGTCTTCAATCTTCGTGACCTCGACTTTAATGACCGATGGCGGCGTTCCTCCTTCGTCGAGCCCAGCTGCCTTGCTTAAAGAAGCGATTCATGTAATAAGCTGCGGTTATGAAGATAAAACAGAATGGGGGATTGAATTAGGATGGATCTACGGATCGATTACAGAGGATATCCTTACGGGTTTCAAAATGCATTGCCGAGGCTGGAGATCAATATACTGCATGCCGAAGTTAGCAGCGTTTAAAGGGTCGGCTCCTATAAATCTGTCCGATCGTTTAAACCAGGTCCTTCGGTGGGCTCTTGGGTCAGTGGAGATCTTCTTCAGTCGTCATAGCCCGGTTTGGTATGGGCACAAGGGCGGGAATCTTAAGTGGCTCGAACGGTTAGCGTATATTAACACGACGGTTTATCCATTCACCTCAATTCCGTTGCTAGCTTATTGTACTCTACCCGCAATCTGTTTGCTGACAGACAAATTCATCATGCCGGAGATAAGCACTTTGGCTAGTCTCTTCTTCATCGCTCTGTTCATCTCTATCTTCACGACTGGGATTCTGGAGCTGAGATGGAGCGGAGTGAGCATCGAGGAATGGTGGAGGAACGAGCAGTTTTGGGTTATTGGCGGGGTTTCTGCTCATTTGTTCGCGGTTATTCAAGGTTTACTTAAGATATTGGCGGGGATAGATACAAATTTCACTGTTACTTCTAAATCTTCGGGGGAAGATGAGGAGTTTGGCGAGCTGTATGAGTTCAGATGGACGACGCTTTTGATTCCTCCGACGACAATCTTGATTATAAATATGGTTGGAGTGGTGGCGGGAGTGTCGGATGCGATTAATAACGGGTACGAGTCATGGGGGCCGTTGTTTGGGAAGCTGTTCTTTGCGTTTTGGGTGATTGTTCATCTTTATCCTTTCTTGAAAGGTTTAATGGGAAGGCAAAACAGGACTCCTACTATTGTGATTATTTGGTCAGTTCTTTTGGCATCTGTTTTTTCACTATTATGGGTTAGAATTGATCCTTTTGTTATGAAGACTAAAGGTCCCACTGTAAAGCAATGCGGCATCAATTGCTGA